One stretch of Pradoshia sp. D12 DNA includes these proteins:
- a CDS encoding AAA domain-containing protein: MKEKLIHMRDKLNDISRRNRSIRLLKIYNKWSFDLTELDKLSNSNEKISEAIVKKIVMQSKGEITLLKPTIENEDSMVISKKLTDLLRNIKGIEEETGIHDFYLGYPFISGSLSDGTFFQAPLFLYPIRLEKSKVNTQRWIIRVEEGGPQINRTLFLAFKKLNSVQFTEEFFEEAAEIAKSYEREKWDTFFQAHDINLSFSNEGLTKLKEYKRDEIPESTGIVLLENAIIGNFPQGGSSLVKDFDALIDLSEDANLSSLVSELIEPQEFESAVDLNNDNEDNQTKEPDIMNLLVTDGSQEEILKEARYKKGIVVHGPPGTGKSQVIVNLITDALSQGKKILVVCQKRAALDVVYQRLDGLRLSNHIALVHDEKTDRKPLYNKISAVLETNKVLFDRSLEDLKSTSNSLFTHEKLLNDIAKGLYEYQDFGYRLYDLYGKATPLDHMDKMLNLKPVLSELNKDVLDEIGGKIYSYAEWYERFGSESYELKKRKSFAQFSIKDKLNLVELLNDLIVKAKNASDYLDSLDYKKITPAYTWLVGGKLDSIYPDLEGTGKKTLQGLRIWWWTSFSGKAIIEELLEGGKFKGTSSADWVKIKQALIIMNQLGKETKKMSNEINQLKKYFDEKMIENYQSRIADGDIPLQELDQLLEYIHQDFEDLQQMDSYWEECSEVTKKIIQELSVKSPASEQALPEYWVHLFKNSAYIHWIDETENKYPEVKKISTNEFSRIREKFSQLVDRKREVANQYLIHQLTQSVEELKKAYPREIRDLKHQAGKKRMIWPLRKLVNEFAEKGLVDLMPVWLASPEIVSSIFPLNDDLFDLVIFDEASQCTVESGLPAVFRAKQLIVAGDEKQLPPFNMFQSSFVNEDDEEEYDVDESQSLLNLAKRRFPEKILQWHYRSKFEELINFSNHAFYNGHVQIAPNVEPLKDPPAIQWKKVNGRWINQSNEVEALEVYRLLKETLIKQPDKTVGIITFNAKQQTKILDIIEKSAASDQEFNVAYNQVMAKELDERVFVKNIENVQGDERDIIIFSIGYAKNEEGKVYNRFGMLNQYGGENRLNVAVSRAKERIIVVSSIEPEELNVAGTAQIGPKLLKSYLKYVRAVSRTNREEIQSVVQEINDNVNTHVQELALHFDSPFEEQVYTQLRNLGYEVHTQVGMSGYRIDMAIVHPNDSSKYILGIECDGAMYHSSANAKERDIYRQRFLESRGWTIERIWSRNWWKTPAQEIERMDQKVKELLRNEELKKKVNAI; this comes from the coding sequence GTGAAAGAAAAACTAATTCATATGAGAGATAAATTGAATGATATTAGTCGTCGTAATCGCTCTATTCGATTATTGAAAATCTACAATAAATGGAGTTTTGATTTAACTGAACTAGATAAGTTATCAAACAGTAATGAAAAAATCAGTGAAGCTATTGTAAAGAAAATCGTCATGCAGTCTAAAGGTGAAATTACGTTACTTAAGCCGACAATAGAGAATGAAGATTCGATGGTCATTTCGAAAAAACTCACAGATTTATTGCGAAATATAAAAGGAATTGAAGAAGAAACAGGTATTCACGACTTTTATTTAGGCTACCCCTTTATATCAGGAAGCCTCTCTGATGGGACTTTTTTTCAGGCTCCCCTATTCTTATATCCAATCCGTTTAGAAAAAAGTAAGGTAAATACACAGAGATGGATCATTCGTGTGGAAGAAGGTGGTCCGCAAATCAATCGCACTTTATTTTTGGCGTTTAAGAAATTAAATAGTGTCCAGTTTACCGAAGAATTTTTCGAAGAGGCTGCAGAAATCGCTAAGTCTTATGAGAGGGAAAAATGGGATACTTTCTTCCAAGCACATGATATTAATCTTTCATTTTCTAATGAAGGACTCACAAAGTTAAAAGAATATAAAAGGGATGAAATTCCTGAATCCACTGGAATCGTACTATTGGAAAATGCGATTATCGGAAACTTTCCACAAGGCGGTTCTTCACTAGTTAAAGACTTTGATGCCTTGATAGACCTTTCAGAGGACGCTAATCTATCATCGTTAGTCAGTGAATTGATAGAACCACAAGAGTTTGAGTCAGCAGTAGATTTAAACAATGACAATGAAGATAATCAGACTAAAGAACCGGATATAATGAATTTGCTTGTTACGGATGGGTCACAGGAGGAAATATTAAAAGAAGCGAGATATAAGAAAGGGATTGTTGTTCACGGACCGCCTGGAACAGGGAAATCTCAGGTTATAGTTAATTTAATTACAGACGCACTTAGTCAGGGAAAGAAAATATTAGTAGTTTGTCAGAAAAGGGCTGCTCTAGATGTAGTATACCAACGCTTAGACGGGCTGAGATTATCCAATCATATAGCTTTGGTGCATGATGAAAAAACAGATCGAAAGCCGCTTTATAATAAAATTAGTGCGGTTCTTGAGACTAATAAAGTATTATTTGATCGGTCACTTGAAGATTTGAAATCCACATCAAATAGCTTGTTTACTCATGAAAAGCTGTTAAATGATATTGCTAAAGGGCTTTATGAGTACCAGGATTTTGGGTATCGTTTATATGATTTATACGGAAAAGCAACACCATTAGATCATATGGACAAAATGCTAAATTTAAAACCTGTGTTAAGTGAGTTAAATAAAGATGTACTAGATGAGATTGGCGGAAAAATCTACAGTTATGCTGAATGGTACGAGCGATTCGGCAGCGAGTCTTACGAATTGAAAAAGCGTAAATCATTCGCTCAATTTTCCATTAAAGATAAGCTTAACCTAGTAGAACTTCTAAATGATTTAATTGTGAAAGCGAAGAACGCCTCTGATTATTTGGATTCCTTGGATTACAAAAAAATTACACCTGCGTATACATGGCTAGTAGGTGGCAAGTTAGATAGTATCTATCCTGATTTAGAGGGTACTGGTAAAAAGACACTACAAGGCTTGAGAATATGGTGGTGGACCTCTTTTTCAGGTAAAGCAATTATCGAGGAGTTATTAGAGGGCGGAAAATTTAAAGGAACAAGTTCTGCGGACTGGGTCAAAATTAAGCAAGCCCTTATAATCATGAATCAATTAGGTAAAGAAACAAAGAAAATGTCTAATGAAATCAACCAGCTAAAAAAATATTTCGATGAGAAAATGATCGAAAATTATCAAAGCAGAATTGCGGATGGAGATATTCCATTACAGGAATTAGATCAATTATTAGAGTATATTCATCAAGATTTTGAGGACTTACAGCAAATGGATTCATATTGGGAAGAGTGTTCAGAGGTCACGAAGAAAATCATTCAAGAACTCAGCGTGAAAAGTCCTGCTTCTGAACAAGCTCTACCGGAGTACTGGGTCCATTTATTTAAAAACTCGGCATATATTCATTGGATTGATGAAACGGAAAATAAATATCCCGAGGTTAAGAAGATTTCAACAAACGAATTTTCAAGGATACGGGAAAAGTTTAGTCAACTGGTTGACCGAAAAAGAGAGGTTGCTAACCAATATTTAATTCATCAATTGACACAATCAGTCGAGGAGCTTAAGAAAGCTTACCCGAGGGAAATAAGAGATCTTAAACACCAGGCAGGGAAAAAGAGAATGATTTGGCCACTGCGCAAATTGGTGAATGAATTTGCTGAGAAGGGTCTTGTGGATTTAATGCCGGTTTGGTTGGCATCACCCGAAATAGTTTCTTCGATTTTCCCGTTAAATGATGATTTATTTGATTTGGTGATTTTCGATGAAGCTTCTCAATGTACAGTGGAGAGCGGTCTACCAGCAGTTTTTAGAGCAAAACAATTAATTGTCGCTGGAGACGAAAAGCAATTGCCGCCATTTAATATGTTCCAGTCATCTTTTGTAAATGAAGATGATGAAGAAGAATATGATGTTGATGAATCGCAAAGTTTATTAAATCTAGCGAAAAGAAGGTTCCCAGAAAAAATTCTTCAGTGGCACTATCGTTCGAAATTTGAGGAACTCATTAACTTTTCTAATCATGCTTTTTATAATGGACATGTTCAGATTGCTCCCAATGTCGAGCCTTTAAAAGATCCTCCAGCTATCCAATGGAAAAAAGTGAATGGCAGATGGATCAATCAATCAAACGAAGTAGAAGCACTTGAGGTCTATAGACTATTAAAAGAAACATTGATTAAGCAGCCCGATAAAACTGTTGGTATTATAACTTTTAATGCCAAACAGCAAACAAAAATACTGGATATCATTGAAAAATCAGCTGCAAGCGATCAAGAATTCAATGTTGCTTATAATCAAGTGATGGCAAAAGAACTGGATGAAAGAGTATTTGTAAAAAATATTGAAAATGTTCAGGGTGATGAACGAGATATCATTATTTTCTCCATAGGATATGCTAAAAATGAAGAAGGAAAGGTCTATAATCGCTTCGGAATGCTTAACCAATATGGTGGAGAAAATAGATTGAATGTAGCCGTATCAAGAGCCAAGGAACGTATTATTGTAGTATCTAGTATCGAGCCGGAAGAACTGAATGTTGCGGGCACAGCACAAATTGGACCAAAGCTTCTTAAATCATATTTAAAATATGTAAGAGCTGTTTCACGTACTAACAGGGAGGAAATACAGTCGGTTGTCCAGGAAATTAATGATAATGTAAATACACATGTACAAGAACTGGCACTGCATTTTGATTCCCCCTTTGAAGAACAGGTCTATACTCAATTAAGAAATTTAGGGTATGAAGTCCACACACAAGTAGGAATGTCCGGGTACAGAATCGATATGGCCATCGTCCATCCTAATGATTCTTCCAAATATATTTTAGGGATTGAATGTGATGGAGCGATGTACCATAGCTCGGCCAATGCAAAAGAACGGGATATCTATCGTCAAAGATTCCTTGAAAGCCGAGGATGGACAATCGAAAGAATCTGGAGTAGAAACTGGTGGAAAACCCCTGCTCAAGAAATCGAAAGAATGGATCAAAAGGTGAAAGAACTATTAAGAAACGAAGAATTAAAAAAGAAAGTTAATGCAATCTGA
- a CDS encoding GNAT family N-acetyltransferase — MAIEWKEVTELEDELLRKALSLYHDCFPEYVREDECVFYESIRQREKNTPNNFHFLVGIVDDKVICFSTAHYLAQVNSGYIVYIAADPKERGKGLGKQTLLKMEKLLKEDAVHAGYPSLKGIFLETEREIDAQNEEEYKETINRLQFFNHLGFSPIKGYQYVQPPLYTGQTPVPLYLAFKKFTRGEDINYDQVVTAIYHEKYHKMNKISLAVLDECITSQRNISETIQ; from the coding sequence ATGGCTATAGAGTGGAAAGAAGTAACAGAATTAGAGGATGAACTATTAAGGAAAGCATTATCTTTATATCATGATTGTTTTCCTGAATACGTGCGTGAAGATGAATGCGTATTTTACGAGTCCATCAGACAACGTGAGAAAAACACACCAAATAATTTCCATTTTTTAGTTGGAATCGTAGACGATAAAGTAATCTGTTTCTCAACTGCCCATTATTTAGCTCAAGTAAATAGCGGTTATATTGTTTATATAGCAGCCGATCCGAAAGAACGCGGGAAAGGCTTAGGGAAACAAACACTTTTAAAAATGGAGAAACTACTTAAAGAAGATGCCGTACATGCTGGGTACCCATCCTTAAAGGGAATCTTCCTCGAAACTGAAAGAGAAATTGATGCGCAAAACGAAGAAGAATACAAAGAAACCATAAATCGCCTTCAATTCTTTAACCATCTTGGCTTTTCACCTATAAAAGGATACCAGTATGTCCAACCACCACTATATACTGGACAAACTCCGGTGCCTTTATATCTCGCATTTAAAAAGTTCACTCGCGGAGAAGATATTAATTATGATCAAGTTGTTACAGCAATCTATCATGAAAAATATCATAAAATGAATAAAATTTCCTTAGCTGTACTTGATGAATGCATAACGTCTCAGAGGAATATTTCGGAAACCATCCAATAG
- a CDS encoding YjcZ family sporulation protein, with amino-acid sequence MFGCYGYGGGGSSCGGGYGYGGGGSYGGGYGSTFVLIVVLFILLIIVGASFC; translated from the coding sequence ATGTTTGGTTGTTATGGATACGGCGGCGGCGGAAGCAGCTGCGGTGGCGGCTATGGATACGGCGGTGGTGGTAGCTACGGCGGTGGCTACGGTTCTACTTTCGTACTAATCGTTGTACTATTTATCTTGTTAATTATTGTTGGCGCTAGCTTCTGCTAA
- a CDS encoding stage VI sporulation protein F, whose amino-acid sequence MDNGFFKNMEKKTGVNMKDVMELANSLQNANFKDEKTVRNVIKRVSQIANKPVPKDVEDQLVQSIIKDGKSLDFNTIANMMNNKK is encoded by the coding sequence ATGGATAATGGATTCTTTAAAAATATGGAAAAGAAAACAGGCGTAAATATGAAAGATGTAATGGAGCTGGCTAATTCCTTACAAAATGCAAATTTTAAAGATGAAAAAACAGTCCGGAACGTCATTAAGAGGGTTTCGCAAATTGCAAACAAGCCTGTACCGAAGGATGTAGAGGACCAGTTGGTACAATCAATCATTAAGGATGGGAAATCATTAGATTTTAATACAATTGCCAATATGATGAATAATAAAAAATGA
- a CDS encoding ATP-dependent helicase, producing the protein MMKTANWKNESISLLTWPKEAFARIHEAGKNGELQCNHCGQPVYMYLGIHEEPYFIHRDSSRPPCVDKTEKTNPAVNEASVEYGGFRLPQSRSITNCSDETIWQGPKSITSLPSYNEKHLPGVNSNHPFIDILSAHGWLLDDQQANAVVTDARHLLVLAGAGSGKTRVLTARTAFLLLEKQTDPKSVMLVTFTSKAAAEMKSRLQQMPGVTPFMLQHVFTGTFHSIFYRILLQHEPQKWHSSKLIKFDGEKEYVLKIAASELGIDEREFAFDQALQQISRWKNDLLSPQDIHPADDWEVNCQELYKKYESYKEINNKFDFDDMQTGCYQLLKENEQILNFYRNRFKHFLIDEFQDINKVQYEIVRLLASNAESACFVGDDDQAIYSFRGSDSAFLQNLKLDYDYLETIILSANYRSGHKIIQTANKIVSQNKTRTPKKMVATHDQSPSPVLFYPFDEESEAIMIMTDITEKIRHGANPEDFAILYRTNTMSRAIFEKLASSSLPFRVDSDYDSFYTRKTVRSILAFMKASINPDDPGMLQDLLPPLYLKKSAVQDAKALSILNDCTLLEALRFLNNLKPFQMRAIDKAVSVIHSLKDLSPSTAIEMIEKELGFGAYLKKRGNEGNKMDKGSDDIKDVKIAARRFDTVLEFILHADHMTAMSKEIKSMSKKTINAIQLSTIHRSKGLEYKYVYILGCVDGNMPHDYALESWRDGDRKPMEEERRLLYVAVTRACSGLYISIPENRRSKRARSSRFLTILKGEPSYKEELITK; encoded by the coding sequence ATGATGAAAACAGCTAATTGGAAAAACGAATCTATCTCTTTACTCACATGGCCCAAGGAGGCATTTGCTCGTATTCATGAAGCTGGAAAAAATGGTGAACTTCAATGTAATCATTGTGGTCAACCTGTTTATATGTATCTTGGAATCCATGAAGAACCATATTTTATTCATCGTGATTCTTCACGTCCTCCTTGTGTGGACAAAACTGAGAAAACGAATCCGGCAGTGAATGAAGCTTCAGTGGAATACGGAGGATTTCGCTTACCGCAATCCAGGTCCATTACCAATTGCTCTGATGAAACTATCTGGCAAGGACCAAAGTCCATTACAAGTCTGCCATCCTATAATGAAAAACATCTGCCTGGGGTGAATAGCAATCATCCATTCATCGACATTCTGAGTGCCCACGGCTGGTTATTGGACGATCAACAAGCAAATGCTGTCGTAACTGATGCAAGACATTTACTCGTTCTTGCAGGAGCAGGCAGTGGAAAAACCCGTGTTTTGACTGCTCGGACAGCCTTTTTACTATTAGAAAAACAAACGGATCCTAAATCGGTGATGCTCGTTACGTTTACATCTAAAGCAGCTGCTGAGATGAAAAGCAGGCTACAGCAAATGCCCGGTGTAACTCCCTTTATGCTGCAGCATGTATTTACCGGTACCTTCCATTCCATTTTTTATCGAATTCTTTTACAACATGAACCTCAAAAATGGCATTCAAGTAAATTGATAAAATTTGATGGGGAGAAAGAATATGTCCTAAAAATAGCAGCTTCAGAATTAGGAATCGATGAACGGGAATTTGCATTTGATCAAGCCTTACAGCAAATCAGCAGATGGAAAAACGATTTATTATCTCCTCAGGATATTCATCCTGCTGACGATTGGGAAGTCAATTGCCAGGAGCTTTATAAAAAATACGAATCATATAAAGAAATAAATAATAAATTCGATTTTGATGATATGCAAACAGGCTGTTATCAACTTTTAAAAGAGAATGAACAGATTCTTAATTTTTATCGAAACCGGTTCAAACACTTTCTAATCGATGAGTTTCAAGATATTAATAAGGTACAATATGAGATTGTTAGACTGCTTGCTTCAAATGCAGAATCTGCATGTTTTGTAGGCGACGATGATCAGGCCATTTATTCATTCCGTGGCAGTGATTCTGCCTTTTTACAAAACCTGAAGCTTGACTACGATTATCTCGAAACCATAATCTTGTCAGCTAATTACCGTTCTGGGCATAAAATCATTCAAACAGCCAACAAGATTGTTTCTCAAAATAAAACAAGAACACCAAAAAAAATGGTGGCTACACATGATCAATCACCTTCTCCGGTTTTATTTTATCCATTTGATGAAGAATCTGAGGCAATCATGATTATGACCGACATAACCGAAAAAATAAGGCATGGAGCAAACCCAGAGGATTTTGCGATTCTTTATCGTACCAATACAATGAGCCGTGCTATTTTTGAAAAGCTTGCATCTTCAAGTCTTCCATTTCGGGTGGATTCTGACTATGATTCCTTTTATACAAGAAAGACTGTGCGCAGTATTTTGGCCTTTATGAAAGCAAGTATAAATCCAGATGATCCGGGAATGCTACAGGATTTATTACCGCCGCTATATTTGAAAAAGTCGGCAGTCCAGGATGCTAAAGCTCTATCCATCCTGAATGATTGCACTTTGCTCGAGGCACTTCGATTCCTCAATAATTTAAAACCGTTCCAAATGCGAGCAATAGATAAAGCTGTCTCCGTCATCCATTCACTTAAGGATTTGTCTCCATCAACTGCTATCGAGATGATAGAAAAAGAACTCGGTTTTGGGGCCTACCTCAAAAAGCGGGGGAATGAAGGCAATAAAATGGACAAAGGGTCGGACGATATCAAGGATGTGAAAATTGCTGCAAGACGCTTTGATACAGTGCTGGAATTTATTCTTCATGCGGATCATATGACAGCCATGTCAAAAGAGATTAAATCAATGTCTAAAAAAACAATAAATGCTATTCAGCTGAGCACCATCCATCGTTCAAAAGGACTTGAATATAAATATGTTTATATTCTTGGCTGCGTAGACGGAAACATGCCTCATGATTATGCTCTGGAATCTTGGCGTGACGGTGACAGGAAACCTATGGAGGAAGAAAGACGGTTATTATATGTAGCGGTAACACGCGCATGCTCGGGATTATATATTTCCATACCGGAAAATAGACGTTCAAAACGGGCAAGATCTTCCCGTTTCTTAACGATTTTAAAAGGGGAGCCCTCTTACAAAGAAGAACTGATTACCAAATAA
- a CDS encoding GNAT family N-acetyltransferase — MNIKIVSEKEELDQVFSVRTKVFVDEQNVPEEEEIDHLEEESTHFLVIDEESNPIGAGRFRVVDSYGKVERICILPDFRSKGVGKDLMNAIEQYALSKQIEILKLNAQNQAIPFYEKLGYSVISDEFLDAGIPHHTMKKHI, encoded by the coding sequence ATGAACATCAAGATTGTATCAGAAAAAGAAGAATTGGATCAGGTATTTTCGGTACGTACTAAAGTTTTTGTAGATGAACAAAATGTACCTGAAGAAGAAGAAATTGATCATTTAGAAGAGGAATCTACACATTTTCTCGTAATAGATGAGGAAAGTAATCCAATAGGTGCCGGACGCTTCAGGGTGGTTGATAGCTATGGAAAAGTCGAAAGGATTTGTATCTTACCAGATTTCCGCTCAAAAGGGGTGGGCAAAGATTTAATGAATGCCATAGAACAATATGCCCTATCTAAACAAATTGAGATCCTTAAATTAAACGCTCAAAACCAGGCGATCCCTTTTTATGAAAAACTCGGTTACTCAGTTATATCCGATGAATTTTTAGATGCCGGCATCCCTCATCACACTATGAAGAAACATATTTAA
- a CDS encoding 2'-5' RNA ligase family protein yields MNFGIAIFPSKNLQDIVNSYRKRYDSHYSRISPHVTLKSEFTATDEQIKEISAKLEEIANQHQPFTLKVLKVSTFQPVNNVIYLKIDPTAELSALHEDFHNDILGKDKKYKFVPHITIGQDLSDKEHNDILGQLRLMKFEHEEVVDHFHLLYQTENGAWKVYETYQLRKDN; encoded by the coding sequence ATGAATTTTGGAATTGCTATTTTCCCTTCAAAAAATTTGCAAGACATTGTAAACTCATATAGAAAGCGTTATGACTCACATTACTCTCGTATATCTCCTCATGTCACATTAAAATCTGAATTCACAGCCACAGATGAGCAAATCAAGGAAATTTCAGCTAAACTCGAGGAGATTGCAAACCAACACCAGCCTTTTACATTAAAGGTCTTAAAAGTTAGCACCTTCCAACCAGTCAATAATGTGATTTATTTAAAAATTGACCCTACTGCCGAATTAAGTGCACTTCACGAAGATTTCCATAATGATATTCTGGGCAAAGATAAAAAATACAAATTTGTTCCGCATATTACTATTGGTCAAGATTTATCTGACAAGGAACATAACGATATTCTCGGACAACTGCGTCTCATGAAATTCGAACACGAAGAAGTAGTTGATCACTTCCATTTACTCTATCAAACTGAAAATGGGGCATGGAAAGTATATGAAACATACCAATTAAGAAAGGACAACTGA
- a CDS encoding alpha/beta hydrolase yields MALKAGTIKGISFNSKELNEEIELLVYLPSAFSHLYKYSVLIAQDGKDYFQLGKIGRAADELLERQEIENIIIIGVPYKNVEDRWNKYHPDGLKHTAYKRFLAHELVPYIDAEYPTYQMGLSRALIGDSLAATVSLMAAMDYPNTFGKIALHSPLVNESVLSAVESFQFPHLTQIYHTIGKNETTVQTSKDGIIDFVQPNQELNSIIESKGFPVFYEEIDGDHTWRAWQSDMKRTLTWLFHRT; encoded by the coding sequence TTGGCATTAAAAGCCGGAACAATTAAGGGTATATCTTTTAACAGCAAGGAATTAAATGAGGAAATCGAACTCCTTGTATATTTACCTTCAGCCTTTTCCCATCTGTATAAGTATTCCGTCCTGATTGCACAGGATGGTAAAGATTATTTCCAATTAGGCAAAATTGGACGAGCTGCAGATGAGCTTTTAGAAAGACAAGAAATAGAAAATATAATCATTATAGGTGTCCCTTATAAAAATGTTGAAGATCGCTGGAATAAATATCATCCTGACGGCCTGAAGCATACTGCCTATAAAAGGTTTCTTGCACATGAACTTGTTCCATATATTGATGCCGAATATCCGACCTACCAAATGGGGCTGAGCCGCGCCCTAATCGGAGACTCCCTGGCAGCTACTGTTTCATTAATGGCAGCTATGGATTATCCCAATACATTCGGCAAGATTGCATTGCATTCCCCACTTGTAAACGAGTCCGTACTATCAGCAGTGGAGTCTTTTCAGTTCCCGCATTTAACGCAAATCTACCATACGATTGGAAAGAATGAAACAACAGTACAAACATCTAAAGATGGGATCATAGATTTTGTACAACCTAATCAGGAACTTAACTCGATTATTGAAAGCAAAGGCTTTCCGGTCTTTTACGAAGAGATTGATGGAGACCATACCTGGAGGGCATGGCAGTCAGATATGAAGAGGACACTTACCTGGCTCTTTCACAGGACATAA
- a CDS encoding phosphatidylglycerophosphatase A: MIKKRVHSKTVTNAAKLALQSRGVTLEAIAEIVYEMQFPYNDNLTLDECIYSIERVLMKREIQHALLVGIELDRLAEKGMLSEPLQSIVESDESLFGVDETIALGAVLGYGSIGVTTFGHLDKNKVGIIRYLDTKKEGRGVNTFLDDLVAAIAASAASRLAHRLRDKEESLSEDEIEDIDHEEMIG; the protein is encoded by the coding sequence ATGATTAAAAAACGTGTACATAGTAAAACAGTGACAAATGCTGCTAAACTTGCCTTGCAAAGTCGAGGTGTTACACTTGAAGCAATCGCTGAAATTGTTTATGAAATGCAATTTCCTTATAATGATAATTTAACTCTGGATGAATGCATATATAGTATAGAACGTGTCCTGATGAAACGTGAAATTCAGCATGCCCTTCTTGTAGGTATTGAATTAGATCGATTAGCTGAAAAGGGCATGCTGTCAGAGCCATTGCAGTCTATTGTTGAGTCTGATGAGTCCTTATTTGGTGTGGATGAAACCATTGCCTTAGGAGCTGTGCTCGGTTATGGAAGTATTGGTGTGACAACATTTGGTCACCTGGATAAGAATAAAGTGGGGATTATCCGATATTTAGATACGAAGAAAGAGGGAAGAGGCGTAAATACATTCCTTGATGATTTGGTCGCTGCAATTGCAGCAAGTGCTGCTTCCAGATTAGCTCATCGTCTGCGTGATAAAGAGGAATCCCTGTCCGAGGATGAAATTGAAGATATAGATCATGAAGAAATGATTGGCTAA
- a CDS encoding spore coat protein, producing the protein MANTLAYHETLELHELVAFASNALVGLKMKVRDVPNQELKNLYLTTIKVLERYIKELLQYFPRAPQREEDEREQPDASFFAGNLLGLTKTLIRNYSIAITETATPVLKKTLTNQLNGMIDLHSQVFNYMYKNNMYPAYDLSALIKNDVNNANRAIAKKY; encoded by the coding sequence TTGGCTAATACACTTGCATATCATGAAACACTGGAATTGCATGAATTAGTAGCATTTGCATCAAATGCATTAGTAGGCTTGAAAATGAAGGTCAGAGATGTACCAAATCAGGAGTTGAAAAATCTATATTTGACTACAATTAAAGTTTTGGAAAGATATATTAAAGAGTTGCTGCAATACTTTCCAAGAGCACCGCAAAGGGAAGAGGATGAAAGAGAACAACCGGACGCCAGCTTTTTTGCAGGGAATTTATTGGGATTAACAAAAACATTAATCCGGAATTATTCGATAGCCATCACTGAAACGGCTACTCCTGTTTTGAAAAAGACATTAACAAACCAACTAAACGGAATGATTGATTTGCATAGCCAGGTATTTAACTATATGTATAAGAATAATATGTATCCCGCATATGATTTAAGTGCTTTGATTAAAAACGATGTAAACAACGCTAATAGAGCAATTGCAAAAAAATATTGA